In a genomic window of Methanosarcina horonobensis HB-1 = JCM 15518:
- a CDS encoding DUF1673 family protein, translating to MKDIVRVYEMAFIESLRKLVGWCPMKNSLRNEKQENCFSSSKMENESQLTPYSAGLQEGKVLKGKFLNKGYGIVKIIITALVISLILGLCSPAGSFFHLFPSLIPYLTLLALILYNRTTVMLTPEKVIIRRHLFRSLVLRKEDIVQTSVSKNKGNSLRWPLRLLVLVTLAIQLPRIVESIARDLQMEAAPTFVILSSVMVDFWIVAYVLVIYFYIFELTVPYQQVLKITTRSNVNLEFYTDEPEEIMATFKNKNK from the coding sequence ATGAAAGACATTGTGAGGGTTTATGAAATGGCTTTTATCGAATCTCTCCGAAAATTGGTGGGCTGGTGCCCGATGAAAAATTCTCTCAGAAATGAAAAGCAAGAAAACTGCTTTTCCAGTTCCAAAATGGAAAACGAAAGTCAGTTAACACCCTATTCCGCAGGTTTGCAGGAAGGTAAAGTTCTGAAAGGAAAGTTTCTGAATAAAGGCTACGGAATCGTAAAAATAATCATTACAGCGCTGGTAATCAGTTTAATTTTGGGATTATGCAGTCCTGCAGGTTCTTTTTTTCATCTCTTTCCTTCCTTAATTCCTTATCTGACCCTTTTAGCTTTAATTCTTTATAATCGTACTACTGTGATGTTAACTCCTGAAAAGGTAATTATTCGCAGGCATCTGTTCAGGTCCCTTGTGTTAAGGAAAGAGGATATCGTGCAGACCTCAGTATCGAAGAACAAAGGCAATTCTTTGCGCTGGCCGCTACGTTTGCTGGTTCTTGTGACCCTTGCAATTCAATTACCTCGTATCGTAGAAAGTATAGCCAGAGATTTGCAGATGGAAGCAGCTCCGACTTTCGTAATACTCAGCTCGGTTATGGTAGATTTCTGGATAGTTGCATATGTCCTTGTTATTTATTTTTATATCTTCGAGCTCACTGTGCCTTATCAACAGGTCCTTAAAATTACTACACGCTCAAACGTGAATCTGGAATTCTACACTGACGAACCGGAAGAAATTATGGCGACCTTCAAAAACAAGAATAAGTAG
- a CDS encoding DUF1673 family protein, with translation MTFIESILKKMDWCPMKNSLGKRTKIDCFSEFKLENGILESGSSPAGIQESRIFKVQINLFPERWAVIILVFTLITSLVLWTYSPESSFLIILSELILYLPLILLLLSHHPSTVTVMPEKIIIKRPLRKPVVIEKENIRQISIEKNENRSLRWPMRLVFLATLPIILLRTIERIIRDLQLEEAAPASAKLSLFLSQFLVAAFLLVFFYNFELRAPYQQILKVTTYSNVKLWIYTKEPEELTKLLNFRI, from the coding sequence ATGACTTTTATCGAATCTATCCTAAAAAAGATGGACTGGTGTCCGATGAAGAATTCTCTGGGGAAAAGAACGAAGATAGACTGCTTCTCTGAGTTTAAATTGGAAAATGGGATTCTTGAGTCGGGTTCCTCTCCCGCAGGCATTCAGGAAAGTAGAATTTTCAAGGTGCAGATAAACTTATTTCCAGAACGGTGGGCTGTAATAATCTTAGTCTTCACATTAATAACCTCCTTAGTTTTATGGACATATAGTCCTGAAAGCTCTTTTTTAATTATCCTTTCAGAGCTTATTCTGTATTTACCCCTCATACTGCTATTACTTTCCCATCATCCCAGTACTGTTACGGTAATGCCTGAAAAAATCATAATCAAAAGACCTTTGCGTAAGCCTGTTGTGATCGAAAAAGAAAATATCAGGCAAATCTCGATAGAGAAGAACGAAAACCGTTCCCTGCGCTGGCCGATGCGCTTAGTTTTCCTAGCTACTCTTCCTATTATATTGCTTCGTACTATAGAAAGGATTATCAGGGATCTGCAGCTGGAAGAAGCAGCCCCAGCTTCCGCAAAACTCAGCTTATTTCTTTCGCAGTTCTTGGTAGCTGCATTTCTCCTTGTGTTTTTTTACAACTTCGAACTCCGAGCGCCTTATCAACAGATTCTTAAAGTGACCACATACTCAAACGTGAAACTTTGGATATACACTAAAGAACCGGAAGAGCTTACAAAGCTTCTCAATTTTAGAATCTGA
- a CDS encoding DUF1673 family protein, producing the protein MKNSLEKGWQEDYFSEFKLENRNIQLLSSPTDPHRSRILKVRVSIFDGEWVLWALIITFFIVIVSLFFWVCSPEGSYLVVFSGLVMFLMPLMLLLNSPSAAAVTPEKIIIKRSMRKPVVIEKEDIIQISVTRTGNHFLRWLMRLIYIVWIPLYFIKEVMTTLCDLKISFPDYVELSQFLRQLAILTMFLIMFYNSEFIAPYQQALKVTTRSSLKLWLYTEEPEELTGFLKNEK; encoded by the coding sequence ATGAAAAATTCACTCGAGAAAGGGTGGCAGGAAGACTACTTCTCTGAATTTAAATTAGAAAATAGGAACATTCAACTATTGTCCTCTCCCACGGATCCTCACAGAAGTAGAATTCTTAAGGTACGGGTTAGCATCTTTGATGGAGAGTGGGTACTATGGGCATTAATAATTACTTTTTTCATAGTAATAGTCTCCTTGTTTTTCTGGGTATGTAGTCCTGAAGGCTCTTACTTAGTCGTATTTTCAGGCCTTGTAATGTTCCTTATGCCTCTCATGTTACTTCTTAACAGTCCAAGTGCTGCTGCAGTAACACCCGAAAAAATCATAATCAAGAGATCTATGCGTAAGCCAGTTGTGATCGAAAAAGAGGATATCATACAGATTTCGGTAACAAGGACAGGAAATCATTTCCTTCGCTGGCTGATGCGCTTAATTTACATCGTTTGGATACCGCTTTACTTTATAAAAGAGGTAATGACAACTTTATGCGACCTGAAAATATCATTCCCAGACTACGTTGAACTCAGTCAATTTCTGAGACAGCTTGCAATACTAACAATGTTCCTTATAATGTTTTATAACAGCGAATTCATAGCGCCTTATCAGCAGGCCCTTAAAGTAACCACACGTTCAAGCCTGAAACTTTGGTTGTATACTGAAGAACCGGAAGAACTCACAGGATTTCTCAAAAACGAGAAGTAA
- a CDS encoding DUF1673 family protein has protein sequence MALNLKYVKKLMGWCPACRKMALQTKQPCKYSNPVPVSGKAENRPEFQTSNVIFPANTTLVFVPVYISISLLLRYPEDITLFLTGLFLLNTCYYFLYLKTLKAAVLVDKSGVHLKAFRLKNFEIPYEEIESVASYRLEKRSKKMSLFLIIGGIALCGFFVYIAVTEGEWKPLLLLVSLFPLLLFLERKQKTRFWDLNTQLYIKTRHKKWYEWTPYYSLVTDEASAAEIKSSIERHCEGL, from the coding sequence ATGGCTCTGAATCTGAAGTATGTCAAAAAGCTAATGGGCTGGTGCCCAGCTTGCAGGAAAATGGCATTACAAACAAAACAGCCCTGTAAATATTCAAACCCAGTTCCTGTTTCCGGAAAGGCAGAGAATCGCCCGGAGTTCCAAACTTCAAATGTGATTTTTCCTGCAAATACAACTCTGGTTTTTGTACCTGTTTATATAAGTATCAGCCTGCTTCTGAGATATCCGGAAGACATTACACTCTTCCTGACAGGTCTCTTCCTGCTTAACACCTGTTACTACTTTCTATATCTCAAAACTCTCAAGGCAGCAGTTCTTGTAGACAAATCAGGAGTACACTTGAAGGCCTTCAGACTGAAGAATTTTGAAATTCCTTATGAAGAGATTGAAAGTGTGGCTTCATACAGGCTTGAAAAGCGCTCAAAGAAAATGTCCCTGTTCCTGATTATTGGAGGCATTGCCCTTTGTGGATTCTTTGTTTACATAGCTGTCACAGAAGGAGAATGGAAACCACTTCTGCTATTGGTCTCCTTGTTTCCTCTTCTACTGTTTTTAGAAAGGAAACAAAAAACCCGGTTCTGGGATCTGAATACGCAGCTGTATATCAAGACCAGACACAAAAAATGGTATGAATGGACCCCGTACTATTCCTTAGTCACGGATGAAGCCTCGGCTGCAGAGATTAAATCATCTATTGAAAGGCACTGCGAGGGTTTATGA
- a CDS encoding DUF1673 domain-containing protein yields the protein MNLNTEYIKKLMGWCPDARAAEARRSVNLENFNSDIPERAGGENGGLENPGWLRKTSIQTLLINTSLTFAYFLVINQLGINLILGVNLIHLLVGLFIVLFIVIFDWKKQMQRYDAMVKHPVIDYSDKKKLYYTFGYAFLILIYILYIKEHEPALQAMFSFVGGLMVGMWLSYFQLIYWEKKNHKTIYLDKRYGKWKNSYIIREGR from the coding sequence GTGAACCTGAATACTGAATACATTAAAAAACTTATGGGCTGGTGTCCTGACGCCCGAGCAGCTGAAGCCAGACGAAGTGTTAACTTAGAGAATTTTAATTCTGATATTCCTGAAAGAGCAGGGGGAGAAAACGGAGGTCTGGAAAATCCGGGATGGCTCCGGAAAACAAGTATCCAAACCCTTTTAATTAACACATCCCTTACATTTGCTTATTTTCTGGTAATTAATCAACTAGGTATAAATTTAATTCTGGGTGTAAACCTCATTCATTTACTTGTCGGACTTTTCATTGTCCTGTTTATAGTTATATTTGACTGGAAAAAACAAATGCAAAGATATGATGCTATGGTTAAACATCCGGTAATTGACTATTCGGATAAGAAAAAACTATACTACACATTTGGGTACGCATTTTTGATTTTGATATATATTCTTTACATTAAAGAACACGAACCTGCACTGCAGGCAATGTTTTCATTTGTGGGAGGTCTCATGGTTGGGATGTGGCTTAGCTATTTCCAGCTAATATACTGGGAGAAAAAGAACCATAAAACAATCTATTTAGATAAAAGGTATGGGAAGTGGAAAAACTCGTATATCATCAGGGAGGGGAGATAA
- a CDS encoding DUF1673 domain-containing protein → MNGTGEFIKKLMGWCPNAKTFETGPRISPANFEAYTQSGGEKASGPEALSRFSRLFSRFDVRILLPTVFFTFYLINLLSQKGINSEAFLLGLSLSLLTYLLGWKKQMNKYDALAKKPAVASSFKKTFIWVLSVIILGLILFMVLLSHLSHMLHFLNAQSMYSFIAGALILMWGSYLQLICWERKKQMKIYIKSEKGFQKMYALGEKEREL, encoded by the coding sequence ATGAATGGGACAGGAGAATTCATCAAAAAGCTGATGGGATGGTGCCCGAATGCAAAAACGTTCGAAACCGGACCCCGAATTAGCCCCGCTAATTTTGAAGCATATACTCAATCCGGAGGAGAAAAAGCCAGTGGGCCTGAGGCTCTGAGCCGATTCTCCAGGCTCTTTTCCAGGTTTGACGTTAGAATTCTTCTACCAACAGTATTCTTTACTTTTTATCTCATAAATTTGCTATCCCAAAAAGGTATAAACTCAGAGGCTTTCCTTCTAGGCCTTTCACTTTCTTTACTTACCTATTTGCTCGGCTGGAAAAAGCAGATGAATAAGTACGATGCTCTGGCAAAAAAACCTGCTGTTGCTTCTTCCTTTAAAAAAACATTCATCTGGGTTCTCTCAGTCATAATTTTGGGCTTGATTTTGTTTATGGTTTTACTGTCTCATCTATCTCATATGCTCCATTTTCTTAACGCTCAGTCAATGTATTCTTTCATTGCAGGGGCTTTGATCCTGATGTGGGGAAGCTATCTTCAGCTCATTTGCTGGGAACGGAAAAAACAAATGAAAATTTACATAAAAAGTGAAAAGGGGTTCCAGAAGATGTATGCGCTTGGAGAAAAGGAGAGGGAACTGTGA
- a CDS encoding DUF1673 family protein gives MSLKVENIKKFMGWCPNAKTAGAGSRISLDNFEAPTQSGGGKTGSKGTISQFIRQFTRLRNRVLTVSIYLTLLYLALLSRWGINQEAFLEGLGLSLLFTALFWKKQMHYYDTLAKKPVVSSFGKNKLLRIFFAIILLMVSVLVFLPYVVRTIFHNMQTLYSFGAGAIFFMWTSYLQIIYWERKNNMRICTKSEGEFRKTYSREICPEGKRGLE, from the coding sequence GTGAGCCTTAAAGTTGAAAACATAAAAAAGTTTATGGGATGGTGCCCGAATGCAAAAACTGCGGGAGCAGGATCCCGAATTAGCCTTGATAATTTTGAAGCGCCTACCCAATCAGGGGGAGGAAAAACCGGAAGTAAGGGGACCATTTCTCAATTTATCAGGCAATTTACCAGGCTGAGAAACCGGGTCCTTACGGTAAGCATTTATCTCACACTCCTTTATCTTGCCCTGCTTTCCCGATGGGGAATAAACCAGGAAGCTTTTCTTGAAGGGCTTGGCCTTTCGCTGCTATTCACAGCCCTTTTCTGGAAAAAGCAAATGCATTATTACGACACCCTGGCAAAAAAACCTGTGGTCAGCAGTTTCGGCAAGAATAAGCTCCTCAGAATATTTTTTGCAATAATTCTGCTTATGGTTTCAGTTCTGGTCTTTTTGCCTTATGTTGTTCGAACTATTTTCCATAACATGCAAACTCTCTATTCATTCGGTGCAGGCGCAATATTCTTCATGTGGACCAGTTACCTGCAAATTATTTACTGGGAGCGGAAAAACAATATGAGAATTTGTACGAAAAGCGAAGGCGAGTTCAGGAAAACATATTCCAGGGAAATATGCCCTGAGGGAAAGAGGGGACTGGAATGA
- a CDS encoding DUF1673 family protein, giving the protein MIREARYIKKLVGWCPYAKTTGVEPRISSANFEEYVRSGGEEAGSPKVPSQFSRFFSRKGVDSEFFFSGILFSLLLNSLCWKKLIQECNALVKKPDVRYVSKIVLFYVFLSLIWFSFLPFMVFRSYHMPPSINSQSMYSFIAGIWILTMWGTSLQLIYWEKKNHMKICTAYENGFQKTYTIGEKEGEM; this is encoded by the coding sequence ATGATCCGGGAAGCCAGATACATAAAAAAATTGGTGGGCTGGTGTCCCTATGCAAAAACCACCGGAGTCGAACCCCGAATAAGCTCTGCTAATTTTGAAGAATATGTTCGATCAGGAGGAGAAGAAGCCGGGAGTCCGAAAGTTCCGAGCCAATTTTCCAGGTTTTTTTCCAGAAAGGGTGTAGATTCAGAGTTCTTCTTTTCGGGTATTTTGTTTTCTTTACTGCTAAATTCACTTTGCTGGAAAAAACTGATACAGGAGTGCAATGCCCTTGTAAAAAAACCTGATGTTCGTTATGTCTCAAAAATAGTACTTTTCTATGTTTTCTTATCTCTAATCTGGTTTTCGTTTCTCCCGTTTATGGTTTTCCGGTCTTATCATATGCCCCCCTCTATTAACTCTCAGTCAATGTATTCTTTTATTGCAGGAATCTGGATTCTTACTATGTGGGGAACAAGTCTTCAGCTAATTTATTGGGAGAAGAAAAATCATATGAAAATTTGTACAGCATATGAAAACGGATTTCAAAAGACGTATACTATTGGGGAAAAAGAGGGAGAAATGTGA
- a CDS encoding DUF1673 domain-containing protein, protein MTLESIKKLMGWCPNAKKLEAGPRISSVNIEAYDLSGKEKSRIPNIPCQHSKLDTQLLLLPLFFTPIYINLFQKGINTEAFLLGLSLSLPIYLFGWKKQIHQYNAAKEKTVISPSFRKTLACVVLFLFLGFTLLLAFLPYISSHVAYLLKHQTLDSFVSGTLILMWGFYFQLIYWEKKNHMKMYVRREKGQQKLYVLGEKRGEL, encoded by the coding sequence ATGACTCTGGAATCTATAAAAAAACTAATGGGTTGGTGCCCGAATGCAAAAAAACTTGAAGCTGGACCCCGAATTAGCTCTGTTAATATTGAAGCATATGATCTATCGGGAAAAGAAAAATCAAGAATTCCGAATATTCCATGTCAGCATTCCAAGCTTGATACCCAACTTCTCCTGCTACCACTTTTCTTTACTCCTATTTATATAAACCTGTTTCAAAAAGGCATAAATACAGAAGCTTTCCTTCTTGGCCTTTCACTTTCTTTACCGATCTATTTATTTGGCTGGAAAAAGCAGATACATCAATACAATGCCGCGAAAGAGAAAACTGTTATTTCTCCTTCCTTTAGAAAGACATTAGCCTGTGTGGTCTTATTCCTATTTTTGGGTTTTACTTTGCTTCTGGCTTTCTTGCCTTATATCTCGTCTCATGTAGCTTATCTTCTTAAACATCAGACACTGGACTCTTTTGTTTCAGGAACTCTGATTCTAATGTGGGGTTTCTATTTTCAGCTAATTTACTGGGAAAAGAAGAACCATATGAAAATGTATGTAAGAAGAGAAAAGGGACAGCAAAAACTGTATGTCCTTGGAGAAAAGAGGGGAGAACTATGA
- a CDS encoding DUF1673 domain-containing protein, with the protein MDLNTKYIKRLMGWCPNAKTLKTRHSICPEYLEAENQSRGKDAGNSPISSPDWWNKRHNRLLIMSSMLTIFSIYWIGFQVESFRNEAFIPGLIIGIIFNPLLCIWNWHFLNKLKNSNKKVQTKNKSITMAGILGLTLLLIKSSSLGWEFVLTFSLTCASGFCLTAFLYYLMDVYWEKKNEKIVILEGYYTPEIYVINAGAE; encoded by the coding sequence GTGGACCTGAACACTAAATACATTAAAAGGCTGATGGGATGGTGTCCGAATGCAAAAACACTTAAAACCAGGCATTCCATCTGCCCTGAATATTTGGAAGCTGAGAACCAATCCAGGGGAAAAGATGCAGGAAATTCTCCGATTTCATCTCCCGACTGGTGGAACAAACGTCATAATAGGCTATTAATAATGTCCTCCATGCTTACTATCTTTTCCATATATTGGATTGGATTCCAGGTAGAATCTTTCAGAAATGAAGCTTTTATACCGGGGTTAATTATCGGAATTATTTTTAACCCGCTTCTTTGCATCTGGAACTGGCATTTCCTGAATAAATTAAAGAATTCCAACAAAAAGGTTCAGACGAAAAATAAATCGATAACTATGGCTGGAATACTGGGCCTGACATTACTACTTATAAAATCCTCATCACTTGGATGGGAATTCGTTTTAACGTTCAGTTTGACTTGTGCCTCCGGCTTTTGTTTGACAGCTTTTCTGTATTATCTTATGGATGTATACTGGGAAAAGAAAAATGAAAAAATCGTTATTCTGGAAGGGTATTACACACCAGAGATCTACGTTATAAATGCAGGAGCGGAGTAA
- a CDS encoding DUF1673 domain-containing protein, with product MNVLVKSVRKLMGWCPYAKTLETRHSTYPEYLEAENQSRGRDGGNTPLLPSGWWNRRRNRSLIESSVLTIFSVYWVAFQRESLQNEAFMPGLIFGIFFNLLFCIWNWSYLDDIKNSSRKIKIITVPSKLRVINLIIFLALLYLLFSQFNWGFVLFLISAFCLIALLYYFKLDLSPLVLLLYFGSRIMAVMGFMFGTCLTAFLYYLTDVYWEKKNHMKIYIKFENSLEKIYAIGEKEGKLWT from the coding sequence ATGAATGTATTAGTTAAAAGCGTAAGAAAACTGATGGGTTGGTGCCCCTATGCAAAAACACTTGAAACCCGACATTCCACCTACCCTGAATATCTGGAAGCTGAGAACCAATCCCGGGGAAGAGATGGCGGAAACACCCCTCTTTTACCTTCTGGTTGGTGGAACAGACGCCGTAATAGATCATTAATAGAGTCCTCTGTGCTTACTATCTTTTCCGTATATTGGGTTGCATTCCAGAGAGAATCTCTTCAAAATGAAGCTTTTATGCCGGGGTTAATTTTCGGAATTTTTTTTAACCTGCTCTTTTGTATCTGGAACTGGTCATATCTGGACGACATAAAGAACTCAAGCAGAAAAATAAAAATTATAACCGTACCGTCGAAATTGAGAGTTATAAATCTAATAATATTCCTGGCATTACTGTATCTCTTATTTTCACAATTTAACTGGGGATTCGTCTTGTTTTTAATCTCTGCTTTTTGTTTGATAGCTTTGCTGTACTACTTTAAGCTTGATTTATCTCCCCTAGTGTTGCTTCTTTACTTCGGTTCACGAATCATGGCAGTTATGGGATTTATGTTTGGCACTTGTTTGACAGCTTTTCTGTATTACCTTACGGATGTATACTGGGAGAAGAAAAATCATATGAAGATTTATATAAAATTTGAAAATAGCCTCGAAAAGATATATGCTATTGGGGAAAAGGAGGGGAAATTGTGGACCTGA
- a CDS encoding DUF1673 family protein: MDVFVKSIRKLMGWCPNAKIIKAGSQVSSANFEAYDRSEGEKADRSRGEKTGNTLSHMKRIGLLLTSIGAFISALTLVLEIQVVSTSNEILISRLMIGIGALLFLIGITLYIRS, translated from the coding sequence ATGGACGTATTCGTAAAGAGTATAAGGAAACTGATGGGATGGTGTCCGAATGCAAAAATTATTAAAGCCGGATCTCAGGTTAGCTCTGCAAATTTTGAAGCATATGATCGATCCGAGGGGGAAAAAGCCGATCGATCCAGAGGAGAAAAAACCGGAAACACTCTTAGCCATATGAAAAGAATAGGATTGTTACTTACAAGTATAGGTGCTTTTATTTCGGCATTGACACTCGTCCTGGAAATACAAGTAGTCTCAACCAGTAATGAAATCCTGATATCACGACTCATGATAGGAATAGGGGCTCTCTTATTTTTAATTGGTATCACCCTCTACATCAGGTCTTAA
- a CDS encoding ArsR/SmtB family transcription factor translates to MQKEDNEKKDLEVLFLSENSRKLVQALSNVNSIKILQLLGKKDMSAGELAEELGLGLNTLKYNLDSLIEIDMIRVSEVKWSQKGRKIKVYRPVEKIIVLMPGCRNSCKEEILGTFLKNTQGTFASTETIDSKLNKIDMDIKRLSFD, encoded by the coding sequence ATGCAGAAAGAAGACAATGAAAAAAAGGATTTAGAGGTACTATTTCTTTCAGAAAATTCCAGAAAATTAGTGCAGGCTCTCTCCAATGTAAATTCAATAAAAATTCTGCAGCTTCTGGGGAAAAAAGACATGTCAGCAGGCGAACTTGCAGAAGAGCTTGGTTTAGGCCTGAATACACTCAAATATAATCTTGATTCCCTTATAGAGATAGATATGATCCGGGTCTCAGAGGTAAAATGGAGCCAGAAAGGCAGAAAAATAAAGGTTTACAGGCCAGTTGAAAAAATTATAGTTCTTATGCCGGGTTGCAGGAATAGCTGTAAGGAAGAAATCCTTGGCACGTTCCTGAAAAATACGCAAGGAACTTTTGCGTCGACGGAGACTATTGACAGTAAATTAAATAAAATTGACATGGATATAAAGAGGTTGAGTTTTGACTAA
- a CDS encoding NosD domain-containing protein, producing the protein MKRTLEYTQDEWKDLRTIVCSIPTLFMLVFWFLKARPRTLACCILALCFLLPVSAGSAFAKTVTVDAQGWADSRSIQAAVDLAEEGDTIFVYAGEYNENVAVDKRLMLIAEDRAVPSEFPEAGDFDISEASKVVAEADKIKEEFGFDPEYETLMYISPSIKEASSAPLLLILDASGQIDLLGEIENGPFSESEKLVLEESVREIRRKCPIGFVRRDRVVYSYLISSDRESENRTYLPSTVKLYLTEDENSTLNRIQGVSTAYRDFFQRIREVDLKGTNFGQEEVDDRAAEYENPVPGGNSGEFVIFQTMVFDNVILIPAEPDVPALEISADNVMVRGFVVKPDWGERPEAGLLLRETRNCTLSKNRVSGMECGIFLRNCTDCVLESNLLDSNTDAFVIENSKRNHLRANSMEGGNNGIYLKGSDENRLFENRAEDFSSGFRIEESRGNTIESNTAAFSIQAGFYLLKAEENQLDNNSVNNNFQYGISLENSVGNTIVRNDVWADMHGISLEDASSKNTVHDNRLFECEKGLLVSKDSTENRIYNNTIRLRKIRDKSWIEEILDHIFIQ; encoded by the coding sequence ATGAAAAGGACTTTAGAATACACACAAGATGAATGGAAGGACCTCCGTACTATTGTCTGTAGCATACCGACCCTCTTCATGCTGGTCTTCTGGTTTTTGAAAGCCAGACCCCGTACTCTTGCATGTTGCATTCTGGCTCTCTGCTTCCTGCTGCCTGTATCCGCAGGATCTGCCTTTGCAAAAACGGTTACTGTGGATGCGCAGGGTTGGGCCGATTCCCGCAGTATCCAGGCTGCAGTGGACCTGGCAGAAGAGGGAGACACAATTTTCGTATATGCAGGGGAATACAATGAAAATGTGGCTGTGGACAAACGTCTGATGCTGATTGCAGAAGACAGGGCTGTTCCCTCCGAATTCCCGGAGGCTGGGGATTTTGATATTTCAGAGGCCAGCAAAGTGGTGGCAGAGGCCGATAAAATCAAGGAAGAATTTGGCTTTGACCCCGAGTATGAAACCTTAATGTACATTTCCCCCTCAATTAAAGAAGCAAGTTCTGCTCCCCTGCTGCTTATTCTTGACGCTTCCGGGCAGATAGACCTGCTCGGGGAGATCGAAAACGGCCCCTTTTCGGAATCAGAAAAGCTCGTACTCGAAGAATCGGTTCGGGAAATCAGGAGAAAATGCCCCATCGGTTTTGTTAGAAGAGACAGGGTTGTTTACTCTTATCTTATTTCCTCCGACAGAGAGTCTGAAAACAGGACCTATCTCCCTTCAACTGTCAAATTGTACCTGACAGAAGATGAAAACAGCACTTTGAACAGGATTCAGGGAGTAAGTACGGCGTACCGGGATTTTTTTCAGAGGATCAGAGAGGTAGATTTAAAGGGTACAAATTTCGGGCAAGAGGAAGTTGACGATAGGGCTGCCGAATATGAAAACCCTGTACCGGGTGGTAATTCCGGGGAATTTGTAATTTTCCAAACCATGGTGTTTGATAATGTAATCCTTATTCCTGCCGAACCGGATGTCCCTGCTCTTGAAATAAGTGCTGACAATGTAATGGTCCGGGGTTTTGTGGTAAAACCCGATTGGGGAGAGAGGCCTGAGGCAGGTCTTCTCCTGCGGGAAACCCGAAACTGCACACTTTCAAAAAACAGGGTCTCGGGTATGGAATGCGGGATTTTTCTACGGAACTGCACGGACTGCGTTTTGGAAAGTAATCTCCTTGACTCAAACACCGATGCTTTCGTAATCGAAAACTCAAAAAGAAACCATCTCAGGGCCAATAGCATGGAAGGAGGAAATAACGGAATTTATCTTAAAGGTTCGGACGAGAACCGGCTCTTTGAAAACCGGGCCGAGGACTTTTCCTCAGGATTCAGGATAGAGGAAAGCAGGGGAAATACAATAGAATCCAATACCGCTGCCTTCAGCATCCAGGCAGGCTTTTACCTGCTAAAAGCGGAGGAAAATCAGCTTGATAATAACAGTGTCAATAATAATTTCCAGTACGGGATAAGCCTGGAAAACTCTGTCGGGAATACCATTGTCCGGAACGATGTATGGGCAGATATGCATGGAATTTCCCTCGAAGACGCCAGCAGCAAAAATACCGTACATGACAACCGGCTCTTTGAATGTGAAAAAGGGCTTCTTGTGAGCAAAGATTCTACCGAAAATCGCATCTATAACAATACAATCCGCCTCCGGAAAATACGGGATAAATCCTGGATTGAGGAGATCCTGGACCATATCTTTATTCAGTAA